The proteins below are encoded in one region of Vibrio tubiashii:
- a CDS encoding SIMPL domain-containing protein codes for MERVSNKSSLWLGVCLIVGLGVLGFFIQQTAIKYKAYERVVTVKGLSEREYQADTVIWPIQFTVAKNDMSAMFEDIDQQTQLVLDFLSAKGLEESSVSLSSPSVIDRKAQQYGNEQDIEYRYLGSRTITVYSQKVDVVRAAINEIGELGKQGILLNQDPYSNRANYSFTQLNDIKPDMIEEATKNAREVAEKFAKDSQSSLGKIKRATQGQFSIYDRDSNTPYIKKVRVVSTVQYYLSD; via the coding sequence ATGGAACGAGTTTCCAATAAGTCGTCACTGTGGTTAGGAGTATGTCTGATCGTGGGGCTGGGAGTATTAGGGTTCTTCATCCAGCAGACGGCTATAAAGTATAAAGCGTACGAGCGAGTGGTTACTGTAAAAGGTTTGTCGGAGCGTGAGTATCAAGCCGATACCGTGATTTGGCCGATCCAGTTTACGGTGGCGAAAAACGATATGTCAGCGATGTTTGAGGACATCGACCAGCAAACCCAGTTGGTACTGGATTTCCTGAGTGCGAAGGGGTTAGAAGAGTCGAGCGTATCATTGTCGTCGCCTTCGGTGATTGACCGTAAAGCGCAGCAGTATGGCAATGAGCAGGATATTGAGTATCGCTATCTAGGCAGCCGTACAATCACGGTCTACAGCCAGAAGGTTGATGTGGTCAGAGCGGCCATCAATGAAATTGGGGAGTTGGGCAAGCAAGGGATATTGCTCAATCAAGATCCCTATTCAAACCGGGCCAACTACAGCTTCACGCAGTTGAATGACATCAAACCAGATATGATTGAAGAAGCGACCAAAAACGCCCGTGAAGTTGCGGAGAAATTTGCCAAAGATTCTCAGAGCTCATTGGGGAAAATTAAGCGCGCTACACAAGGGCAGTTTTCGATCTATGATCGTGACAGCAACACGCCTTACATTAAGAAGGTTCGTGTGGTCTCTACCGTGCAGTACTACCTCTCGGACTAA
- a CDS encoding YnfA family protein, with the protein MLEVKTMGLFFLTAVAEILGCYLPYLWLKEDKSAWLLVPAALCLALFAWLLSLHPTAAGRVYAAYGGVYIFVAILWLWLVDGLRPTLWDIVGVSVAMLGMAIIMFAPRTP; encoded by the coding sequence GTGCTTGAAGTGAAAACAATGGGGCTTTTCTTTCTCACCGCCGTTGCAGAAATTCTGGGTTGCTACTTGCCTTACCTTTGGCTCAAAGAAGACAAATCTGCCTGGCTTTTAGTGCCCGCAGCGCTCTGTCTTGCGCTTTTCGCATGGCTGTTATCCTTGCATCCAACCGCCGCTGGTCGGGTTTATGCCGCTTACGGCGGCGTGTATATCTTTGTCGCAATCTTATGGTTGTGGCTCGTGGACGGTCTTCGCCCAACTCTGTGGGATATCGTGGGAGTCTCTGTGGCGATGCTTGGTATGGCCATCATCATGTTCGCGCCCAGAACCCCGTAA
- a CDS encoding DUF6435 family protein, which translates to MFSLFKRDSTKKLKKQYAAKLEQAMLAQRRGDIRTYSLLTAQAEELGQQIEAVQSQR; encoded by the coding sequence ATGTTTTCACTATTTAAACGTGACTCGACCAAGAAACTGAAGAAGCAATATGCTGCAAAACTCGAGCAGGCGATGCTCGCGCAAAGAAGAGGGGACATTCGAACCTATTCGCTTTTAACCGCGCAAGCGGAAGAATTAGGTCAGCAAATCGAAGCCGTCCAGAGTCAACGCTGA
- a CDS encoding TIGR02450 family Trp-rich protein: protein MNRINPAKLLNSKWTALQPQKREKHFLVSDVDYAEDGSVRSCTLEAVMTHGEYSIDWKELKNTDKWAYGWK from the coding sequence ATGAATCGAATTAACCCTGCCAAGTTACTCAACAGTAAATGGACAGCCCTGCAGCCGCAAAAGCGTGAGAAGCACTTCTTAGTGTCCGATGTTGATTACGCAGAAGATGGCTCCGTAAGATCGTGCACCTTGGAAGCGGTGATGACTCACGGCGAGTATTCCATTGACTGGAAAGAGCTCAAAAATACCGATAAGTGGGCGTATGGCTGGAAGTAA
- a CDS encoding MaoC family dehydratase, producing the protein MNVISKDDIAHYIGVETEPTEWFVVSQAQINQFADCTLDHQFIHTDPIKAQDTMFGSTIAHGLLSLSMLPHFAERFGYQLEGASMGINYGFDKVRFIHPVTVNSRIRARAKLLTVDEKRPGHYTFKSEVVVEIEGEKKPALVAVWLAVQIVPE; encoded by the coding sequence ATGAACGTTATCTCGAAGGATGACATCGCTCACTACATTGGTGTTGAGACAGAGCCAACCGAATGGTTTGTCGTCAGCCAAGCGCAGATTAACCAATTTGCTGACTGCACCTTAGATCATCAGTTTATCCATACGGATCCCATCAAAGCGCAAGACACCATGTTTGGTTCGACCATTGCCCATGGCTTGCTGTCCCTGTCCATGCTGCCCCATTTTGCTGAGCGCTTTGGGTACCAATTGGAAGGGGCAAGCATGGGGATCAACTATGGGTTTGATAAAGTGCGTTTTATCCACCCGGTCACCGTGAATAGCCGCATTCGCGCGCGTGCAAAATTGCTGACCGTCGACGAAAAGCGCCCCGGTCACTATACCTTTAAAAGCGAAGTGGTGGTTGAAATCGAAGGGGAAAAGAAGCCCGCGTTAGTCGCCGTTTGGCTCGCCGTCCAGATAGTGCCTGAATGA
- a CDS encoding HAD family hydrolase — protein MKLEAVLWDYDGTLVNSVPKNIEITKTILSIVAPRLTGDGLPECLRNEEAYHVANHSAKNWQELYVDYYGLTQQEMRLAGGMWAEHQEKNTTQVLLFEGIKDVVTEFSFLPHGICSQNSQSNIRRVLENHALAAFFKAIVGYDDVSHGHQKPEALGGLQCLDAMFGHRTSQCLMYIGDHEADVQFARNLQAALGGNARVIAVAAAYSGAAPESWSCQPDYTARSVDELYDLIGTYA, from the coding sequence ATGAAATTGGAGGCGGTGCTGTGGGATTATGATGGGACACTGGTAAACTCTGTGCCTAAAAATATTGAGATAACCAAGACCATTTTATCCATTGTTGCTCCCCGTTTGACTGGGGACGGTTTGCCAGAGTGTTTACGCAACGAAGAGGCCTACCATGTCGCCAACCACAGCGCAAAAAACTGGCAAGAGCTTTACGTTGATTACTATGGATTAACCCAACAGGAAATGCGCCTGGCGGGGGGCATGTGGGCCGAGCACCAAGAGAAAAATACCACGCAGGTCTTGTTGTTTGAAGGGATCAAAGACGTGGTCACCGAGTTCTCCTTCCTGCCTCACGGCATATGCTCGCAAAATTCACAGAGCAACATTCGTCGTGTGTTGGAAAACCATGCGCTAGCGGCTTTTTTCAAGGCCATTGTCGGGTATGACGACGTGTCTCATGGCCATCAAAAACCGGAGGCTCTGGGTGGCCTTCAATGTCTTGACGCCATGTTCGGCCATCGCACCAGCCAATGCTTGATGTACATCGGTGATCATGAGGCTGATGTCCAATTTGCTCGTAACCTTCAAGCTGCGCTGGGGGGCAACGCTCGCGTCATTGCTGTGGCCGCAGCGTACAGTGGCGCGGCGCCGGAATCGTGGTCGTGTCAGCCTGACTACACGGCACGCTCGGTTGACGAGCTCTATGATCTCATTGGAACATACGCCTAA
- a CDS encoding nucleotidyltransferase domain-containing protein → MISEKLNLAHLPLQNALVQSAYSAFHSENDAVAAVLLGSLAAGKGDRVSDADILVFTKNNFHQSCEACFSAFERDKDIFYLLEGFHNENAYFKKYIFNDLTSAEIHCLDVSEPLSLSKPFKVLFDKNGLIEQRVTDEPAPKHADFPAYTNGDEGITWELFDCIKWMSRGDHELAKHHLKKLVAQW, encoded by the coding sequence GTGATTTCAGAAAAGCTAAACTTGGCCCATCTTCCTCTTCAAAATGCCTTGGTTCAATCCGCGTACTCGGCGTTTCATTCTGAAAATGACGCGGTCGCGGCGGTCCTGTTGGGTTCACTGGCCGCGGGAAAAGGTGACCGTGTCTCGGATGCCGATATTCTTGTGTTTACCAAGAATAACTTTCATCAATCTTGCGAGGCCTGCTTCTCCGCGTTTGAGCGTGATAAAGACATCTTCTACCTGCTCGAGGGCTTCCATAATGAGAACGCTTACTTTAAAAAATACATTTTCAATGACTTAACGAGCGCAGAGATTCACTGTTTAGATGTGAGTGAACCCTTGAGTCTGTCTAAGCCATTTAAGGTGCTGTTTGATAAAAATGGCCTCATCGAGCAACGGGTAACGGACGAACCGGCACCAAAGCACGCAGATTTTCCGGCCTACACGAACGGCGACGAAGGAATAACGTGGGAATTGTTTGATTGTATCAAATGGATGAGTCGTGGTGATCATGAGTTGGCAAAGCACCATTTGAAGAAACTGGTTGCGCAATGGTAA
- a CDS encoding GNAT family N-acetyltransferase: MAQQTVTIRPARESELERLHALVISNDEWTQFNGPYFSYSPPSLEQFEKTTFQRLLTGASLQLITVDDLPVGTVSCYWECEETRWLEAGVVIYDPAYWGQGIAALALPLWVSYLFNSQIIERVGLTTWSGNPRMMSLALKLGFQQEARLRKVRYYNGEYYDSVKYGVLRSEWLARYAP, from the coding sequence GTGGCACAACAGACAGTCACTATCAGACCCGCAAGGGAAAGTGAACTTGAGCGTCTCCACGCTTTGGTCATTTCAAATGACGAATGGACGCAATTTAACGGTCCGTACTTTTCATACTCACCTCCCTCGTTGGAGCAGTTCGAAAAGACAACGTTTCAGCGCCTGTTAACCGGCGCAAGCTTACAGTTGATCACCGTCGATGACCTCCCCGTCGGCACGGTGAGCTGTTACTGGGAATGCGAAGAAACGCGTTGGCTTGAAGCCGGCGTGGTCATTTACGATCCTGCGTATTGGGGGCAAGGCATTGCAGCCTTAGCGCTTCCCTTGTGGGTGTCGTATCTGTTCAATAGTCAGATCATCGAACGGGTGGGGTTAACCACTTGGTCGGGAAACCCTCGAATGATGTCATTGGCCCTGAAGCTGGGTTTCCAGCAAGAAGCGCGGCTTCGAAAAGTCCGCTATTACAATGGCGAATACTATGACTCGGTCAAATACGGTGTGTTGCGGTCAGAATGGCTCGCGCGGTATGCGCCTTAG
- a CDS encoding cold shock domain-containing protein — translation MKGTIVRWRDDRGFGFIHSDDYQGDIFVHISEFEPGFRRPQVGDEVDFRIELNKGKTRAHLVSFVGVEPARGNFALSILPVLVLVGIALGVVSFLTYQAPERAPEDDKLGFECEGKTRCSHMTSCHEAKFYLAHCPNVKIDGDRDGVPCEQQWCGQ, via the coding sequence ATGAAAGGTACCATTGTCCGGTGGAGAGATGATCGCGGGTTTGGCTTCATTCATTCGGACGACTATCAAGGGGATATTTTTGTCCATATCTCAGAATTTGAACCGGGGTTCAGGCGTCCTCAAGTTGGCGATGAAGTCGATTTTCGCATTGAGTTAAATAAGGGGAAAACCCGGGCTCATCTCGTCTCGTTTGTTGGCGTGGAGCCCGCAAGAGGAAATTTCGCCTTGTCTATCTTACCGGTACTGGTCTTAGTCGGTATCGCCCTTGGCGTAGTCAGCTTCCTCACTTATCAAGCCCCAGAACGCGCCCCTGAAGATGACAAACTCGGTTTCGAGTGTGAGGGGAAAACGCGCTGTAGCCATATGACATCGTGTCATGAGGCGAAATTTTACTTGGCACATTGCCCCAACGTGAAGATTGATGGTGATCGCGATGGCGTACCTTGTGAGCAGCAGTGGTGCGGCCAATAA
- a CDS encoding substrate-binding periplasmic protein, which produces MRYLVLALLLLPIVSFASSSKTIKLAYSDIESFPFQMGNGNDVATPPGISVEIIEQLAHMLQFKVEYVRVPGKRVLQHIKSNEVDGGFIFSYNHERAQYAHYPIINGQVDSALRIATLDYFLYRLKIQKLEWDGVKLYSTGHQPVLVHTGFSIIDTLKENEISTLEVSSTQHLFKMLRKRRVIAVAVQSNIADSYIDENKLASIEKVYPPILSKYYYLIFSHRFTENNPELVRQIWRTIGDIRDQVTVNSIKKYTARHH; this is translated from the coding sequence ATGCGGTACCTAGTTCTCGCTTTACTGTTGCTCCCCATTGTTTCATTTGCCTCCTCAAGCAAGACAATAAAACTCGCTTACTCAGATATCGAATCCTTCCCGTTTCAAATGGGCAATGGGAATGATGTTGCGACGCCTCCAGGCATATCTGTCGAAATCATAGAACAACTCGCCCATATGCTGCAGTTCAAAGTTGAATATGTGAGGGTACCAGGGAAACGAGTGCTTCAACATATCAAATCCAATGAAGTGGATGGCGGCTTTATTTTTTCCTACAACCATGAGAGGGCCCAATACGCACACTATCCCATTATCAATGGGCAAGTTGATAGTGCGTTGCGTATCGCCACGCTAGACTATTTTCTCTATAGGCTTAAGATTCAAAAGTTAGAATGGGATGGGGTAAAGCTATACTCTACTGGCCATCAGCCCGTTCTTGTTCATACGGGTTTTTCAATTATAGACACCTTAAAAGAAAATGAAATTAGCACACTTGAAGTGTCAAGCACGCAACACTTGTTTAAAATGTTGAGAAAAAGGCGAGTAATCGCTGTCGCCGTCCAGAGTAACATCGCTGACAGTTATATCGATGAAAATAAGCTAGCCAGTATCGAAAAAGTATACCCGCCCATATTAAGCAAATATTATTACTTGATTTTTAGCCATAGGTTTACTGAAAACAACCCTGAGTTAGTTAGGCAAATATGGAGAACTATCGGTGACATACGCGATCAGGTGACGGTGAATAGTATTAAAAAATACACCGCAAGGCATCACTAG
- a CDS encoding phage regulatory CII family protein: protein MAERLNVRQRQFEQACRLFSRQHNMFRLAPKLGLTPVTLRNKLNPEQPHVLKCAELVALTELSDDPLILNSVLNGLKVVTTPPPSGAPPPPLTSLILAHALDTGELSRVLLSASNDTLRRAQRDDMLYTAHMGIRRLADLIHRLQ, encoded by the coding sequence ATGGCAGAACGTCTCAACGTGAGGCAGCGGCAATTTGAACAGGCTTGCCGGCTTTTTTCACGTCAACACAACATGTTCCGTCTGGCGCCAAAATTGGGACTGACTCCGGTGACACTGCGCAATAAGCTCAATCCCGAGCAACCGCATGTGCTCAAGTGCGCCGAACTCGTTGCGCTGACCGAACTCAGTGACGATCCCTTGATTTTAAATAGTGTACTGAACGGGCTCAAGGTGGTGACGACGCCACCGCCGTCTGGAGCGCCGCCACCGCCGTTAACCTCGCTGATCTTAGCGCATGCCCTCGACACCGGCGAGCTGTCACGTGTTTTGTTGAGCGCCAGCAATGACACGCTTCGACGTGCCCAACGCGATGACATGCTGTACACCGCCCATATGGGGATCCGTCGCTTAGCGGATCTTATTCATCGGCTTCAGTAA